In Cyprinus carpio isolate SPL01 chromosome B7, ASM1834038v1, whole genome shotgun sequence, a genomic segment contains:
- the LOC109093403 gene encoding proline-rich protein 5-like, protein MDRLDLHSAPSSTDTTLQGPSTALTNNIYAAVIKAFKGEELQPNELYCLNENTRWLLRADMGFFIKEYFQNQILTKGLSIILDEIQKHEGERQLFVLAQEWDRFLSEILPTLQAILYPLQGQELTVRQMALLGFRDLVLLKLSLGDLLCKNRSLIPASITQMLLVLQGIQESRGSSKQYCQLESLVALVVKPYLWNCRHASCTEQSATRAQVSHPEIRITHHISEGSLLSPVVEQEGEMYLERVGNLRRHSVTNAHSDIQLLTVTSTVYTGMDDSCQTMDLTKTHL, encoded by the exons ATGGACAGGCTTG ACCTCCATTCAGCTCCATCCTCCACTGACACCACCCTGCAGGGTCCCAGCACTGCTCTTACAAATAA TATCTACGCTGCTGTTATTAAGGCGTTCAAGGGAGAGGAACTACAGCCGAATGAACTGTACTGCTTGAATGAAAATACCAG GTGGCTTCTAAGGGCAGATATGGGGTTCTTTATCAAAGAGTATTTCCAG AATCAGATTTTGACCAAAGGTCTATCAATCATTTTGGATGAGATTCAGAAGCATGAAG GAGAGAGACAGCTGTTTGTTTTGGCCCAGGAGTGGGATAGGTTTTTGAGTGAGATTCTGCCCACGTTGCAGGCTATTTTATATCCTCTGCAG GGGCAGGAGTTGACAGTGAGACAGATGGCTCTTCTCGGTTTCAGGGATCTGGTCCTACTGAAGCTCTCTCTGGGTGACCTGCTGTGCAAGAATCGGTCTCTCATCCCAGCATCCATCACTCAAATGCTACTTGTGCTACAG GGAATTCAGGAATCCAGAGGCTCATCAAAGCAATATTGCCAACTTGAGAGTCTGGTGGCGCTAGTGGTCAAACCCTACTTATGGAACTGCAGACACGCAA GCTGCACTGAGCAAAGCGCCACAAGAGCACAAGTGAGTCATCCTGAGATAAGGATTACTCATCACATCTCTGAAGGCTCTCTGCTGTCCCCTGTAGTAGAACAGGAAGGGGAGATGTACCTCGAGAGAGTGGGAAACCTACGACGCCACAGCGTAACAAATGCTCATTCTGACATTCAGCTGCTCACTGTTACTAGTACGGTATACACTGGGATGGACGACAGCTGCCAAACTATGGATCTGACTAAAACACACCTCTGA
- the LOC109093401 gene encoding TNF receptor-associated factor 6 isoform X1 — MLSISCVFSFPRALRNCDRTPDRNSIMACSDMEKLSLDVDPYCDSDLSGCAAAMEKERESYLSPTENTSTISVSASIPPDQQGYDVEFDPPLESKYECPICLMGLRSAVQTPCGHRFCNSCIKKSIRDTGQKCPVDNEVLLEEQLFPDNFAKREILSLTVRCPNVGCSDKMELRQLEKHLSQCKFATVQCPQCLESVRKSHLDEHKSEQCFQRLMTCPACAGSFVYANKQIHEQICPFANTVCEYCEMELIRDQLALHCDTDCLKAPVACTFSTFGCHVKMPRNELAQHMQEFTQMHMRCMAEFLRSQTLSSCPVPSVAAHSASDERGASARAQDSCQCRQELMNLRETVLELEGRLVRQDQQIRELCIHNETQKNQVTELRRKLSSLEDATRELEAQQYQGVYVWRLENFSLHLRNQEAGQPIVLHSPPFYTGRPGYKLCLRLHLQTPSAPRCSNYISLFVHTMQGEFDSQLSWPLQGTIRLAVLDQVEGQHHVEVMETKPDLQAFQRPTVQRNPKGFGYVTFLHLQALRQRGFVKEDVLLVRCEVTPRFDASLRREGVQPRGSEPSL, encoded by the exons ATGTTGAGCATCTCCTGCGTCTTCTCGTTCCCTCGTGCCTTAAGGAACTGTGACAGAACACCGGACCGAAACAGTATA ATGGCTTGCAGTGACATGGAGAAGCTCAGCCTCGATGTGGATCCCTACTGTGACAGCGACCTCTCCGGTTGTGCAGCAGCCATGGAGAAAGAAAGGGAGTCCTATCTGAGCCCCACAGAGAACACCTCCACCATCAGTGTCTCTGCTAGCATCCCTCCAGATCAGCAAGGCTATGACGTGGAGTTTGACCCTCCGCTAGAGAGCAAGTACGAGTGCCCTATCTGTCTGATGGGTCTCCGCTCTGCAGTACAGACACCGTGTGGACATCGATTCTGCAACTCATGCATCAAGAAGTCCATCAG GGACACAGGGCAGAAATGTCCAGTTGACAATGAGGTGCTGCTTGAGGAACAGCTCTTCCCTGATAACTTCGCCAAACGAGAGATTCTCTCACTTACTGTCCGATGTCCTAATGTAGGATGCAGTGATAAAATGGAATTGCGCCAACTAGAG AAACACTTGTCTCAGTGTAAGTTTGCCACAGTGCAGTGCCCTCAGTGTCTGGAATCTGTTCGTAAGAGTCACCTGGATGAACACAAGAGCGAGCAGTGTTTTCAGCGGCTTATGACTTGCCCTGCCTGTGCAGGGAGCTTTGTGTATGCTAACAAACAG ATTCATGAACAGATTTGTCCTTTCGCCAATACAGTGTGTGAATATTGTGAAATGGAGCTTATTCGGGATCAG TTGGCATTGCACTGTGACACAGACTGTCTGAAAGCTCCTGTGGCCTGTACTTTCAGCACTTTTGGTTGTCATGTAAAG ATGCCAAGAAATGAGCTGGCCCAGCACATGCAGGAATTTACACAGATGCACATGCGTTGCATGGCTGAGTTTCTGCGTAGCCAGACTCTAAGTAGCTGCCCAGTGCCCTCAGTTGCCGCCCACTCTGCGTCAGATGAACGTGGGGCCTCAGCCCGAGCCCAAGATTCTTGCCAGTGTAGACAAGAGCTGATGAACCTGCGTGAGACGGTCTTGGAGCTGGAGGGCCGGCTGGTTCGTCAAGATCAACAGATCCGCGAGCTGTGCATCCACAATGAGACACAGAAAAACCAAGTCACAGAGCTACGCCGAAAGCTGAGCTCACTGGAGGACGCCACCCGAGAGCTGGAAGCCCAGCAGTATCAAGGCGTCTACGTATGGCGCTTGGAGAACTTCTCACTTCACCTGCGCAACCAAGAAGCCGGTCAACCCATAGTCCTCCACAGCCCCCCTTTCTACACGGGACGGCCGGGGTACAAACTCTGCCTACGGCTGCATCTGCAAACTCCCAGCGCCCCACGCTGTTCCAACTACATCTCACTTTTCGTGCACACTATGCAGGGTGAGTTTGACAGCCAGCTCTCCTGGCCCTTGCAGGGCACAATCCGACTGGCAGTGTTGGACCAGGTCGAGGGGCAGCATCACGTGGAAGTGATGGAGACCAAGCCAGACCTGCAGGCCTTCCAGAGGCCCACTGTGCAACGCAACCCCAAGGGTTTCGGCTATGTCACTTTCCTGCACCTACAGGCTTTGCGGCAGCGTGGGTTTGTGAAAGAAGACGTGCTACTGGTGCGCTGCGAGGTCACACCACGATTCGACGCTAGCCTCAGGAGGGAAGGGGTCCAACCTCGGGGGTCAGAACCTTCACTTTGA
- the LOC109093401 gene encoding TNF receptor-associated factor 6 isoform X2, whose amino-acid sequence MACSDMEKLSLDVDPYCDSDLSGCAAAMEKERESYLSPTENTSTISVSASIPPDQQGYDVEFDPPLESKYECPICLMGLRSAVQTPCGHRFCNSCIKKSIRDTGQKCPVDNEVLLEEQLFPDNFAKREILSLTVRCPNVGCSDKMELRQLEKHLSQCKFATVQCPQCLESVRKSHLDEHKSEQCFQRLMTCPACAGSFVYANKQIHEQICPFANTVCEYCEMELIRDQLALHCDTDCLKAPVACTFSTFGCHVKMPRNELAQHMQEFTQMHMRCMAEFLRSQTLSSCPVPSVAAHSASDERGASARAQDSCQCRQELMNLRETVLELEGRLVRQDQQIRELCIHNETQKNQVTELRRKLSSLEDATRELEAQQYQGVYVWRLENFSLHLRNQEAGQPIVLHSPPFYTGRPGYKLCLRLHLQTPSAPRCSNYISLFVHTMQGEFDSQLSWPLQGTIRLAVLDQVEGQHHVEVMETKPDLQAFQRPTVQRNPKGFGYVTFLHLQALRQRGFVKEDVLLVRCEVTPRFDASLRREGVQPRGSEPSL is encoded by the exons ATGGCTTGCAGTGACATGGAGAAGCTCAGCCTCGATGTGGATCCCTACTGTGACAGCGACCTCTCCGGTTGTGCAGCAGCCATGGAGAAAGAAAGGGAGTCCTATCTGAGCCCCACAGAGAACACCTCCACCATCAGTGTCTCTGCTAGCATCCCTCCAGATCAGCAAGGCTATGACGTGGAGTTTGACCCTCCGCTAGAGAGCAAGTACGAGTGCCCTATCTGTCTGATGGGTCTCCGCTCTGCAGTACAGACACCGTGTGGACATCGATTCTGCAACTCATGCATCAAGAAGTCCATCAG GGACACAGGGCAGAAATGTCCAGTTGACAATGAGGTGCTGCTTGAGGAACAGCTCTTCCCTGATAACTTCGCCAAACGAGAGATTCTCTCACTTACTGTCCGATGTCCTAATGTAGGATGCAGTGATAAAATGGAATTGCGCCAACTAGAG AAACACTTGTCTCAGTGTAAGTTTGCCACAGTGCAGTGCCCTCAGTGTCTGGAATCTGTTCGTAAGAGTCACCTGGATGAACACAAGAGCGAGCAGTGTTTTCAGCGGCTTATGACTTGCCCTGCCTGTGCAGGGAGCTTTGTGTATGCTAACAAACAG ATTCATGAACAGATTTGTCCTTTCGCCAATACAGTGTGTGAATATTGTGAAATGGAGCTTATTCGGGATCAG TTGGCATTGCACTGTGACACAGACTGTCTGAAAGCTCCTGTGGCCTGTACTTTCAGCACTTTTGGTTGTCATGTAAAG ATGCCAAGAAATGAGCTGGCCCAGCACATGCAGGAATTTACACAGATGCACATGCGTTGCATGGCTGAGTTTCTGCGTAGCCAGACTCTAAGTAGCTGCCCAGTGCCCTCAGTTGCCGCCCACTCTGCGTCAGATGAACGTGGGGCCTCAGCCCGAGCCCAAGATTCTTGCCAGTGTAGACAAGAGCTGATGAACCTGCGTGAGACGGTCTTGGAGCTGGAGGGCCGGCTGGTTCGTCAAGATCAACAGATCCGCGAGCTGTGCATCCACAATGAGACACAGAAAAACCAAGTCACAGAGCTACGCCGAAAGCTGAGCTCACTGGAGGACGCCACCCGAGAGCTGGAAGCCCAGCAGTATCAAGGCGTCTACGTATGGCGCTTGGAGAACTTCTCACTTCACCTGCGCAACCAAGAAGCCGGTCAACCCATAGTCCTCCACAGCCCCCCTTTCTACACGGGACGGCCGGGGTACAAACTCTGCCTACGGCTGCATCTGCAAACTCCCAGCGCCCCACGCTGTTCCAACTACATCTCACTTTTCGTGCACACTATGCAGGGTGAGTTTGACAGCCAGCTCTCCTGGCCCTTGCAGGGCACAATCCGACTGGCAGTGTTGGACCAGGTCGAGGGGCAGCATCACGTGGAAGTGATGGAGACCAAGCCAGACCTGCAGGCCTTCCAGAGGCCCACTGTGCAACGCAACCCCAAGGGTTTCGGCTATGTCACTTTCCTGCACCTACAGGCTTTGCGGCAGCGTGGGTTTGTGAAAGAAGACGTGCTACTGGTGCGCTGCGAGGTCACACCACGATTCGACGCTAGCCTCAGGAGGGAAGGGGTCCAACCTCGGGGGTCAGAACCTTCACTTTGA